A genomic window from Salvia hispanica cultivar TCC Black 2014 chromosome 5, UniMelb_Shisp_WGS_1.0, whole genome shotgun sequence includes:
- the LOC125188176 gene encoding malonyl-coenzyme:anthocyanin 5-O-glucoside-6'''-O-malonyltransferase-like encodes MTTVLETCRIPPAPGAAAELSLPLSYLDVTWIHFTPIRRLIFYSHPCSEAEFSNTIVPNLKHSLSLTLKHYLPVAGNLLYPSDTAQKPAIRYLAGDSVPLTVAVSANDFDHLTANHSRDADQFYDYIPLIPSMTIDRDEFKVVPVFALQATLFPGRGVAVGFTNHHVLGDASSIVGFIKAWAEINRLGSESVSVENRPVFDRGLINDPCGWDHLNWEVMREIPFTPPPSSDPVPTGRVRATFTLDRTGLEKLKKRTGPVQISSFVAAASYVWSCLAKSGRAGDVAEHFSFVIDVRGRADPPVPASYFGNCLSYAVARVEAGRLAGEEGFAAAAEEFGRVMRERVNRKEEVLRCMQNWRESFEEMKGIRAVGVSGSPKFDLGAADFGWGEARKVEVLSIDGESSMSLSKSRGEGGGLEVGLSMEKKRMEAFAAIFAQGLM; translated from the coding sequence ATGACAACCGTGCTTGAAACCTGCCGCATTCCGCCGGCACCAGGCGCCGCCGCCGAGCTATCACTGCCGCTATCCTACCTCGACGTCACCTGGATCCACTTCACCCCCATCCGCCGCCTCATCTTCTACAGCCACCCATGTTCCGAAGCTGAATTCTCCAACACCATTGTTCCAAACCTCaaacactctctctctttaacTCTCAAACACTACCTCCCCGTCGCCGGAAACCTCCTCTACCCTTCCGACACCGCGCAGAAGCCCGCGATCCGCTACCTCGCGGGCGACTCCGTCCCGCTCACGGTCGCCGTCTCCGCCAACGACTTCGACCACCTCACCGCGAACCACTCGCGAGACGCGGATCAATTCTACGACTACATCCCGTTGATTCCATCAATGACGATAGACAGGGACGAATTTAAAGTCGTCCCTGTCTTCGCCCTCCAGGCCACGCTGTTCCCCGGCCGTGGCGTGGCGGTTGGGTTCACCAACCACCACGTCCTCGGCGACGCTAGCTCGATCGTCGGATTTATTAAAGCGTGGGCCGAGATTAACAGACTCGGATCCGAGTCTGTTTCTGTCGAAAACCGGCCAGTTTTCGACAGAGGGCTTATTAATGACCCATGTGGGTGGGACCATTTGAATTGGGAAGTGATGAGAGAGATTCCTTTCACACCTCCACCATCCTCTGACCCGGTCCCCACGGGCCGGGTCAGGGCGACGTTCACTCTGGACCGGACTGGTttagaaaaactgaaaaaaagaaCCGGTCCGGTTCAGATCTCGTCGTTCGTGGCCGCGGCGTCGTACGTCTGGAGCTGTCTGGCGAAGTCCGGCCGCGCGGGCGACGTCGCGGAGCACTTCTCGTTCGTCATCGACGTGCGCGGGCGGGCGGATCCGCCGGTTCCCGCGAGCTACTTCGGCAACTGCCTGAGCTACGCGGTGGCGAGGGTGGAGGCGGGGCGGCTGGCGGGGGAGGAGGGGtttgcggcggcggcggaggagttCGGGAGGGTGATGAGGGAGAGGGTGAATAGGAAGGAGGAGGTTTTGAGATGTATGCAGAATTGGCGGGAGAGCTTTGAGGAGATGAAGGGGATTCGGGCGGTTGGGGTTTCGGGGTCGCCGAAGTTCGATCTTGGCGCGGCGGATTTCGGGTGGGGGGAGGCGAGGAAGGTGGAGGTGCTGTCGATTGACGGGGAGAGTTCGATGTCGCTGAGCAAATCGAGGGGCGAAGGCGGCGGATTGGAGGTGGGGTTGTcgatggagaagaagaggatgGAAGCATTTGCTGCAATATTTGCTCAAGGCCTAATGTAA
- the LOC125190616 gene encoding phenolic glucoside malonyltransferase 1-like — protein sequence MAQTHEIPMAAAVLDRCQIQPSPDTVTELILPLLHFDITWLYFHPVQRLLFFHLPCSRRHFVEVIVPDLKSSLLITLNHFLPLAGNIVHPINGGRPFSRFVIGDSVSFTVAECDKDFKHLTGYHPRLSDEFYAFVPELPPAKISPEDVVLPVLALQATLFPDHGVCLGFTNHHAIGDASTIVRFVKSWASVNRFGGDARLIDDKSLPFYDRTSVSGAGALDARYWELVRRTRGVVPRRFSFPFNKVRATFLVRRDDVEALKAFVARRRPETHVTAFTTTCALVWACLVRAEAGSVPDDEPEYFCFAADCRGRLDPPLPANYFGNCLALVKAESRHGLLKGKEGFLVAAESIGVAIQKTVYNERGILDGAEEWPTDFRNLIRKRLFGVAGSPRFDLYDADYGWGRPRKVESASIDTDTSMALGKSRDFDDGLEFTLSRPKRILDAFAAIFTESIRTL from the coding sequence atgGCACAAACTCATGAAATTCCGATGGCCGCCGCCGTGCTTGACCGCTGCCAAATCCAGCCCTCGCCGGACACCGTCACGGAGCTGATTCTCCCGCTCCTCCACTTCGACATCACGTGGCTCTACTTCCACCCCGTCCAGCGCCTCCTCTTCTTCCACCTCCCCTGCTCCCGGCGCCATTTCGTCGAAGTCATCGTTCCCGATCTCAAATCCTCTCTCCTCATCACCCTCAATCACTTCCTCCCCCTCGCCGGCAACATCGTGCATCCGATCAACGGCGGCAGGCCTTTCTCTCGCTTCGTGATCGGCGATTCGGTCTCGTTTACCGTCGCCGAGTGCGATAAGGATTTTAAGCACCTCACCGGGTATCATCCGCGGCTTTCGGATGAGTTCTACGCGTTTGTGCCGGAGCTTCCGCCGGCGAAGATCTCGCCGGAGGATGTCGTTCTGCCGGTTCTCGCGCTGCAGGCGACGCTGTTTCCAGATCACGGCGTGTGCCTGGGGTTTACGAACCACCACGCGATCGGCGACGCGAGCACGATCGTCCGATTCGTCAAATCCTGGGCTTCCGTGAACCGATTCGGCGGCGACGCGAGGCTGATCGACGATAAATCGCTCCCGTTCTACGATCGGACGTCCGTGAGCGGCGCCGGCGCGCTGGACGCGAGGTATTGGGAGCTCGTGCGGCGGACGCGCGGCGTGGTGCCGCGGCGGTTCTCGTTCCCGTTCAACAAGGTGCGCGCGACGTTCCTCGTCCGCCGCGACGACGTGGAGGCGCTCAAGGCGTTCGTGGCGCGGCGGCGGCCGGAGACGCACGTCACGGCGTTCACGACGACGTGCGCGCTGGTCTGGGCGTGCCTGGTGCGCGCGGAGGCCGGATCCGTCCCCGACGACGAGCCGGAGTACTTCTGCTTCGCCGCGGACTGCCGCGGCCGCCTGGATCCGCCGCTCCCGGCGAATTACTTCGGAAACTGCCTCGCGCTGGTGAAGGCGGAGTCGAGGCACGGCCTGCTGAAGGGGAAGGAAGGATTCCTCGTCGCGGCGGAGAGCATCGGCGTCGCGATCCAGAAAACGGTGTACAACGAGAGGGGGATCCTCGACGGCGCGGAGGAGTGGCCGACGGATTTTCGGAATTTGATCCGGAAGCGTCTCTTCGGCGTGGCTGGATCGCCGCGGTTCGATCTCTACGACGCCGACTACGGCTGGGGACGGCCGCGGAAGGTCGAATCGGCGTCGATTGACACAGACACGTCGATGGCGCTCGGCAAATCCAGAGATTTCGACGACGGATTGGAGTTCACGCTGTCGCGGCCGAAGAGGATTTTGGATGCGTTCGCGGCGATTTTCACGGAATCGATCAGGACTCTGTGA
- the LOC125188179 gene encoding cytosolic sulfotransferase 17-like: MDLSTLPKENWWGDHDYLYKVGGFWLLPQFIQSIYRVVKYFKPMPSDIILASYPKTGTTWLKSLVFSIVHRSSNSKHRLSLNHPHDLVPTLEVQVFTTSNIAPSSENQSNRIFSTHIPYQLLSETLDSSECRVVYVTRNPKDTLVSTWHFVNKWKKAMDYPWQLNLAIDKFCQGLSPCGPYYDHVMGYKKLSMERPTNVFFITYEELRVDPITHVKRLGEFLGFPFEGDEQVQEVVNSCSFEVLSNYEVNRSEESPTWFQLPYNSFFRKGDVGDHKNYLSDETIERIDALTRQKFHSLGFNYGT; the protein is encoded by the coding sequence ATGGATTTATCTACCCTCCCAAAAGAAAATTGGTGGGGCGATCATGATTATCTCTATAAAGTTGGTGGCTTTTGGCTTTTGCCTCAATTTATCCAATCCATTTATAGGGTTGTTAAGTATTTCAAGCCAATGCCAAGTGATATAATATTGGCTTCTTACCCAAAAACCGGCACTACATGGCTCAAATCACTTGTTTTCTCTATCGTCCATCGATCTTCCAATTCTAAACATCGTCTATCCCTAAACCACCCCCATGACTTGGTCCCGACTTTAGAGGTTCAAGTTTTTACAACATCGAATATCGCCCCTAGTAGtgaaaatcaatcaaatagaATATTCAGCACGCACATCCCATACCAGCTTCTATCAGAAACCCTAGATTCGTCTGAATGTCGCGTTGTCTACGTGACAAGGAACCCTAAGGACACCCTTGTCTCGACGTGGCATTTTGTCAACAAGTGGAAGAAAGCTATGGACTACCCTTGGCAACTCAACTTGGCGATCGATAAGTTTTGCCAAGGATTGAGCCCATGTGGACCTTACTATGATCATGTGATGGGGTACAAGAAGTTGAGCATGGAGAGGCCAACAAATGTGTTCTTCATAACCTATGAGGAGCTTAGGGTTGATCCAATAACTCATGTCAAGAGATTGGGTGAGTTTTTAGGGTTTCCATTCGAAGGAGATGAACAAGTTCAAGAGGTTGTCAATAGTTGCAGTTTCGAAGTGCTAAGTAACTACGAAGTGAACAGGTCAGAGGAATCTCCAActtggttccaacttccgtataattctttttttagaaAAGGGGACGTTGGAGATCACAAAAACTATCTCAGTGATGAGACTATTGAGCGCATCGATGCACTTACTAGACAAAAATTTCATTCCTTAGGTTTCAATTATGGGACCTAA
- the LOC125191182 gene encoding diacylglycerol kinase 1-like has protein sequence MAIENLDKHDFIKDFLIPGSLLEQDTEIQRLPSKPGHPVLVFINSKSGGQLGGELIVTYRSILNKEQVIDLGEEAPDRVIRKVFINLERLKKQGDENAFWIEDKLRLIVAGGDGTAGWILGVVSDLKLSHPPPIATMPLGTGNNLPFAFGWGKKNPGTDRGSVLSFMDKVRGADEMKMDSWHIMMRMKAIQGCAPVAPPELPQSLHSFHPVSSTDDLNVEGYDTYRGGFWNYFSMGMDAQVSYAFHNERKRNPEKFKNQLVNQSTYAKLVSTQGWFLPSHLNHAASISQLCKVKIMKKGGSDWEDLKIPHSVRSIVCLNLPSFSGGLNPWGNPNSHKRRNRDLTPPCVDDGLLEIVGFRNAWHGLVLLAPNGHGTRLAQAHRIKFEFHKGSAKETYMRIDGEPWKQPLPENDETVVVEISHLRQVKMLAIDGCRAGSVSGSPPPEGHDVDDKDSEKEDEEVKKKFGAADTFKFPEGFHISHFS, from the exons ATGGCAATTGAGAACCTTGATAAACATGATTTCATCAAGGATTTTCTCATCCCGGGCTCGTTGCTCGAGCAAGACACGGAGATCCAACGCTTGCCTTCTAAGCCCGGACACCCTGTTCTCGTGTTTATCAACTCGAAAAGTGGTGGTCAGCTTGGAGGAGAGCTTATTGTCACGTATAGATCCATACTAAACAAAGAGCAG GTTATTGATTTAGGGGAAGAAGCTCCTGATAGGGTGATTCGAAAGGTTTTTATCAATCTCGAAAGGCTGAAGAAGCAAGGGGATGAGAATGCTTTTTGGATTGAGGATAAATTGAGGCTAATT GTAGCTGGTGGAGATGGCACGGCCGGATGGATTCTTGGGGTTGTTTCTGATCTCAAACTATCTCACCCGCCACCTATCGCTACTATGCCTTTGGGAACTGGAAACAATCTGCCATTTGCATTTGGTTGG GGTAAAAAAAATCCGGGTACTGATCGTGGCTCTGTGCTTTCGTTCATGGATAAAGTACGGGGAGCAGACGAAATGAAGATGGACAG TTGGCACATTATGATGCGAATGAAAGCAATACAAGGTTGTGCTCCGGTTGCTCCTCCTGAGTTGCCACAATCGTTGCATTCATTTCATCCCGTTTCTTCAACAGATGACCTCAATGTG GAAGGTTATGATACGTATCGTGGAGGGTTCTGGAACTACTTCAGCATGG GAATGGATGCTCAGGTTTCTTATGCTTTCCACAACGAGCGCAAGAGGAACCcggaaaaattcaaaaaccaGCTTGTGAATCAG AGTACATATGCTAAGCTAGTAAGCACACAAGGATGGTTTTTGCCTTCTCATTTGAACCATGCTGCAAG TATCTCTCAACTTTGTAAGGTTAAGATCATGAAAAAGGGTGGTTCTGATTGGGAAGACCTTAAAATTCCTCACAG CGTCAGATCAATCGTGTGCCTCAATTTACCCAGCTTTTCTGGAGGACTAAATCCGTGGGGAAATCCGAATAGTCATAAACGTCGTAAT AGAGACTTAACCCCGCCTTGCGTAGATGATGGCCTTCTTGAGATTGTTGGCTTCAGAAACGCTTGGCACGGGCTTGTTTTGCTCGCTCCAAATGGACACGGGACTCGTCTTGCACAG GCACACCGTATCAAATTCGAGTTCCATAAAGGTTCAGCTAAAGAAACGTACATGAGAATCGATGGAGAGCCGTGGAAACAGCCTCTTCCAGAGAACGATGAGACGGTTGTGGTGGAAATCTCTCATCTTCGCCAAGTCAAGATGCTTGCCATCGATGGTTGTAGAGCCGGGAGTGTTTCAGGCTCCCCGCCTCCGGAAGGTCACGACGTCGATGATAAGGATAGTGAGAAGGAAGATGAGGAAGTGAAGAAGAAGTTTGGTGCAGCAGACACTTTCAAGTTCCCAGAAGGGTTTCATATCTCCCATTTCAGTTGA
- the LOC125187112 gene encoding protein THYLAKOID FORMATION1, chloroplastic-like: protein MAAVASVSFASIAHSPDRKFPIPPSHRCFASNFSSIKLRSPGGSGKLRCRSLRYGLAIHCMSSAADPPTVAETKLNFLKAYKRPIPSIYNTVLQELIVQQHLMRYKKSYRYDPVFALGFVTVYDQLMEGYPSNEDREAIFKAYVEALNEDPAQYRADAQKVEEWARSQSAATLVDFASREGEVEDILKDISERAGSKGNFSYSRFFAVGLFRLLELSNATEPTILDKLCAALNVNKKSVDRDLDVYRNLLSKLVQAKELLREYVDREKKKLEERAATQNANEAIKKMLGGALV from the exons ATGGCGGCCGTTGCATCGGTGTCGTTTGCTTCAATAGCTCACTCACCCGACCGGAAGTTCCCGATTCCACCTTCTCACCGATGTTTCGCGTCGAATTTCAGCTCTATCAAGCTCCGCTCGCCCGGCGGTTCCGGCAAGCTCCGGTGCCGGAGTTTGCGCTACGGTTTGGCGATTCACTGCATGTCCTCCGCCGCAG ATCCCCCTACGGTTGCTGAGACGAAGTTGAATTTCTTGAAGGCATATAAGAGGCCGATTCCGAGTATATATAATACAGTATTACAGGAGCTGATTGTACAGCAGCACTTGATGAGGTACAAGAAGTCATACCGGTATGATCCGGTGTTTGCCCTTGGTTTTGTTACCGTGTATGATCAGCTCATGGAGGGATACCCGAGTAATGAAGATAGAGAGGCCATTTTCAAAGCTTATGTTGAGGCTCTAAATGAGGATCCTGCTCAATACAG AGCTGATGCCCAGAAGGTAGAAGAATGGGCTCGTTCTCAATCAGCCGCTACTTTAGTTGATTTTGCATCTCGAGAAGGAGAAGTTGAGGACATCTTAAAGGACATCTCAGAAAGAGCAGGGAGCAAGGGAAATTTCAGCTACAGTCGGTTCTTTGCTGTCGGTCTCTTCCGCTTGCTTGAGTTGTCAAATGCAACTGAGCCAACCATCTTAGACAAG CTTTGTGCTGCTCTAAACGTAAACAAGAAAAGTGTTGATCGCGACCTTGACGTCTACCGCAATCTTCTCTCAAAGCTGGTTCAAGCCAAAGAGTTGTTGCGGGAATACGTCGACAG agagaagaagaaattagAAGAAAGGGCTGCAACCCAAAACGCGAACGAGGCTATCAAAAAAATGCTTGGAGGAGCACTGGTCTGA
- the LOC125190432 gene encoding uncharacterized protein LOC125190432 has translation MSYMNRVWMAASVAVVNGHSDKGQKLKSGLTSLHHGGKKRSFFSAADLRPFSGALNTDMEGLSAAAGERIGQADDSLRQVMYLNCWGQS, from the coding sequence ATGAGTTACATGAACAGAGTGTGGATGGCCGCCAGCGTCGCCGTCGTCAACGGCCACTCCGACAAAGGGCAGAAGCTGAAATCCGGCCTCACTTCCCTCCACCACGGCGGCAAGAAGCGCTCCTTCTTCTCCGCCGCCGATCTCCGCCCCTTCTCCGGCGCACTCAACACCGACATGGAAGgcctctccgccgccgccggcgaGAGGATCGGGCAGGCCGACGATTCTCTCCGGCAAGTCATGTACTTGAACTGCTGGGGGCAGAGCTGA